The region AGCGTGATATTCTTGTATTGATACAATGTATATTAATGGCGAAAAGTAAATGTGATTATGGCTCCTATAGGCATACAAGTTGCCCTAGGCATGCACCGAGGCATACCAATTGCTGACTCAGAGCAGCCAGAGAAGGTAATCCATAGTACAGAATATAATGATCTTCTCCGACTCAGTCATGAAATAGTGAAATTAGTGGATACAAGTAGTAGGGCAATAGTGAATACAGTGAGAGTAGTACACGAAAACGTAGGACGTACAAACAATTGTTTTGGCGAGGTCAATGAAAGGATATTGTCCAATGAGAGGTACATTGAATCTATTGAACAAAATGTAAATGATCGATGTCATGCACCTGTAAACAGTAATAGCTGTATTGATCAGAGTCCGTATACGTGTAGAGAGGTTAATGACCGTAATATGAAATGTTACAGATGTAATACACTAGGTCATAGCTACAGACAGTGTCCTGAAAAGGAAGATGTGTATAATCGGGGTCGTAGTAACTGTTGTTATCCAACTGATGAACAGGTAAAACATGCACAAACTGTACAGAAATTTGTTTCAAATAGTTGTAATGTAAACAGTGTGACTGACCAAACGCGTCAAAAGAGCAGTAATTCTCCGTGTAATTCAGCCCAAGTTCCGCGCAATGGAAGatttgattcaaattttgccgcgtctgaatgcgatagtgataacgttgaaacagattttgatgaagaaGTTTATATTTCTGTCACTATTGGTAGCCAAAACATTGACTGTTTAATTGACACTGGTTGTACAATGAATCTAATCGATCATGAGTACTGGCATTCTTTAGAATTGTCACACCAAATTGTAGTGTCAAAACCGCGATTAACAAAAGCCCGTACCGCTAACAAATCTGTGTTGCAAAtcagtggttttgttgttgttccgtTGTTTATTGAAGGTTCAAAATTTCTCGTGCCAATGTATATTGCTCGAAATCTTAGTCAGGAAATCATGTTGGGAAAGAGATTTCTAAAACAGCATAAGGCCAGATTAGATTTTAACACACAGAAATTGCGATTGTTTAAGAAAAGTAATTTGCGTGTAATTGAAAGGCAAGAAATTCCGCCTCATTCACAATCAGTGGTGCGTGCGAGGTTATCGAATAATCTTCCAAAAGGCACAATAGGATTATGTCAGGGAGGACGGAGAGTCACTGCTTTAGGAGTATTGATTGCCAATACAGTATCAAGTGTTCAACCTATTGCTAACAAATCTAGTTGTAGTACTCAATTACTTGTGTTAAACACTAGCAATGAACCAATTGTGTTGTATCCTAGAACAAAACTTGGTACATTTACACTTGTAAATAACAGtgaaatcattcattttaccgatATAGATGACTCTGTAGTAGATGAAGTACCTGTAGCATCAGTCCATGTAAAGGCACAGAATTCGCCAGATCCTAAGGTACGTGAAGTTCTTTCTCAGGTCAATTTCAATGATTCTCATTTAACTGATACCGATTCTGATATGTTATCTGATCTTATATCTGAGTATGTAGACGTTTTTCAAACCAAAGATAGTCCTAGAGGAAGATATACGAAAATTGAGCATGTCATAAGAACTGGTAATCATCCGCCAATCAAATGTCGTCCTTATAGACAACCTCCTCATGTGCAAGCTGAAATACGTAAGCAAGTCAATCAGATGTTAGAAGATGGTTTAATCAGAGAATCCACCAGTAGTTGGAGTTTTCCTGTTGTAATGATTCCTAAACCTGATGGTACACTAAGATTCTGTTGTGATATGAGATTATGTAACCAAATTGTGGAAAAGAATAATTTTCCTCTACCTCACATAGATGATGCATTAGATAGCTTAGGCGCAGGAACACCAAATTATTTTTCCACACTAGATTTAGCGTCAGGTTATTACCAAATTGGACTTGAAGAAAGCTCAAAACAAAAGAGTGCTTTCATTACACAAGATGGTTTGTATGAGTTTAATGTAATGCCAATGGGGTGTACAAATTCTCCAGCCACGTTTCAAAGAGTTATGCAAAGAAGTGTTCAGAGgtttaaattggaaatttgtattaatatatcTTGATGATGTAATAGTGTTTTCCAATTCTTTTAATGATCATGTAGTTCATTTGATACAAGTATTTCAGAGGTTGAGAGAAGCCAATTTGAAGCTCAAGCCTAAAAAGTGTACTTTTTTGCTCAAGAACAGGTACGTTATTTAGGACACATTGTAAGTAAAGATGGGATAGCTACTGATCCAGAGAAACCAAAGTAGTCCAAGAGTATCCAGTTCCAACGAAGGTATCGGAAGTAAGATCATTTCTAGGTTTTGTAGGCTATTATAGGAAGTACATTAGAGATTACAGTAAAATAGCCGCACCTTTAACATATCTCACTCGGAAAGATGTTCAATTTATTTGGTCAAAAGAGTGTGCAGAAGCGTTTGAAATCCTGAAACAAAAGCTAGTAGAACCTCCAATTCTTGCCTACCCTCGTTTTGATGGTACTCAATTTATGTTGCAAACAGACGCCAGTATAAGAGGTCTTGGTTTCATTTTAGCACAGGTACAAGATGGTGAAGAGAAGGTAATTTGTTATGGAGGTAGAGCTTTGCATGATTCCGAAAAGACGTATACAACTACTGAACTTGAAGCTTTGGCTGTAGTTGAAGGGATTAAGAAATATTCCCCATACCTTCAACATACTGTAAAGTTCATAATTCAGACTGATCACTGTGCATTGAAATGGTTGTTTGGTCAAAAGCGTACAACAGGTCGCCTCGCAAGATGGGTACTGAAGTTACAATCATATACTTATGAAGTAGTCCATAAAAGAGGATGTAAGAATGGTAATGCAGATGCACTAAGTAGAATACCAACTCAAGTGTCAGAATCTTGTAATTCATGTAACTCATATCATGTTGACTCCCCTACTTCCTCAGCAACAGATTCAAACTGGACAGAATGTGGCTTGGAGACAATGACTGATGATGTTATCAATGATTCTCCTGCGTCAGAGACAAAGCCAGATCCAGAAGTGAATACTGTTCGAAATCTGAGATTTCAGAGGAATAGACGACTGGATGGAGACAAAAAGTATGTAGATATTCAAAAGTTCCTTCTTTACCAACTGATGTTAATGTGGACCATTTCAAAGATGCTCAATTAGCTGATCCTTTTGCTGGTCCCATGATAAGATTTTTGGATGAAGACATATTGCCTGATAATCAAAGACAAGCACGTGATATTTTATTGCAGTCAGATCAATACTATGTCCATGAAggtattttgtatcatatatggCACACACCCGCCAAACGTCACATGCCAGAAagaaatactgtgcaattttatgtacctgtaaccatgattgatatcatacttaacaactgtcatgataatgttttagcagctcattttggttttcagagAACATATCACAAAATCCGCCAAAGGTATTTCTGGAAACGTATGTATAGAGATGTTGACAATTGGGTAAGATCGTGTATATCTTGTGCTCAGAGAAAAACACATAGACACAAAGTTAGAGCTCCCATGATGACCATGAAGGTCCCCAGTGCATTTGAACGTGTAAGTGTGGATATCTTGGGTCCTCTACCTATTACAACCAATGGTAATCGGTATGTATTGTGTTTTACAGATCACTGTACCAGATGGCCTATCTTAGTTCCAATTAAGACTATGGATGCAGCTACTGTAGCTAGAGCATTCTTTGATCATATATGTCAACATGGTTGTCCGCAATATTTGCTTAGTGATCGAGGTACAAATTTCCTCAGTAAACTGGTGCTTGAAGTGTGTAGAATTATGCGTACATCAAAGTTGAATACAAGTAGTTATCATCCACAGTGTAATGCTATTCAGGAACGTTTTAACTCTGTTATCTTAGATACCTTGTCACACTATGCTAATGAGTATCAGACAAACTGGGATGAGTATATTCCAGCCATTCAATTTGCATATAGGTCTACACCAGCAGACAATTCTGTAGGATTTAgccctttctttttattatatggcaGGGAAGCAAGACTACCCCTGGATGTGACATTGATGGCTAAGAGTGAATACCCAGAGAAGACAGTGAGAGAACATATCCATCATTTGGTATCTCAATTAGAAGTGTTCCGTGCAATATCTAAGCAACATCTTGAACTTAATCAAGCTAGCATGAAAGACCGTTATGATGAACATGCAAGTGATGTACAGTTTCAGGTGGGTGATACAATTTGGTTATATATTCCAGCCACTCAACCAGGCTTGTCCAAGAAGCTCATGAAATTTTGGTCAGGACCATACTTACTCGTAGAGCAAACGGGGCCCGTGAATTTCCGTGTTCGAAATCTGACAAACAATAAGTTGATGTCAGCCCCAGTGCATGTTAATCGAATGAAGTTTGCCTATGATCGATATGCCAGACCAGAAAATCATGTCATGCCCAAAGATTTTGTGCAAAGGGATCCTCTAGAAGGTGTTGTAGATGCTGATTGTCCAGATGACTCGTTTGCCCCACTTATGGCATCCCAGGAATTGGATAAGCGCATATCTTTTATACCGGGTCTACCTTTGACTCCTGTTACCACAAGTAGTGAGTATGAAGTAGAGAAGATTTTACGTGGTAGGTACAGGGACAACAAGCTTCAGTATCTTATCAAGTGGCGTGATTTCCCAAGTTCCAGAAATACTTGGGAGCCTGCTGATAATTTAAACCCAGCTGCATTGGACTTTTTGAAAAGTAATCCTGTGAAGATATCTGGCAAAAGCAGATGAATGTGTTGCAATTAAATTTTGTAATACTATTGTTGTGCATAGAGCAGAttgtaatttatgaatttttgaaaactGTGTGTTCAGGAATTTTGGATGTATTCATTTTTCAAATTATGTGAAGAATAAAGCagattgtaatttcaattatgaatttttgaattgaaaattgcgtgtttatggaattttggctgtgttaatttttcaaaatttgtgaagaATTTAAGAAAGGCAGCGTGTGTTATGTTATGATGTTATACTGTATAAATCATGTTATATTGTAGCTTATTGTATATGGTATACGGTATTCTTATGATTATGGAATTAAGAAATATGCTAAATTAGATAGTATGTATGTGTTATACTTATACTGTGTATTTTGCTTGAGTTTATATTTCAGAGAATTCGAGTCGTGCTGAATGGATTATGGAGTTCTTTGGTCATTTTCGTGGTCAATCATCTGAACAATAGGTGCATTTGGATTTGAACTTGACACAGAAGAATTTTGTTCCAGTTGGTATGCAATATGTGTGATTCTGAAATGATTGTGAATTTTCGTCAGTACAATAATTGTGATTCCAGAATaagatttgattcagaaataaaaaaaaaatatgatacgGGTTAATTAACTGTGACCTGATACATGACATCCATTTCATGCAAAGTAGTACGTAAACTTTGCATACGATTTTCATGTAAGCCCGTTATTCTGAATCAAATATTATCAAGGTATTGGTCTTCAGCGCTGAATGTTTATTCCGTCGTGTGGAATTGTTTCGTCGTGTTCGTCAAGTACTGTATCTACGGGAGGAACTGCGTCTTATTTTACAATGTTGGTGCATTGAAAACTGcaattatatgaagaaattaaTTCGTCTGTTATTTATATTGACATCCGTCATCAGTTATCGTCtaattgcaaaagcaatttttattacgtcatgtttaaaattttatggaaaacatgatctgaatCACACCGACAAATTAAATGTCAAGTTCATCACGCAAGTGTCAAGTTCAACGTCAAGATCAGCGTCAAGTACAGTGCAGCGAATGGGTTCAAGTCGACAGCGGTGGATCTACTGGCCAGGGATTCAGCGATTCAAGATTATGAACTCTAGGGTTAATTTTAAGGTGTAGTTTAAGGTGTAGAGTAAGATCTTCGCACTTTCTGAAACACATGGAACTTGACATTGTAAATGCCCAGTTTGGGGATTGTGCAAGGTCTTGGTCGATGTCTTTCAGAATTGTGTTAGTTGTCATCCCCTTTTCCCTTTTTCCTTGTCTGCTGTACGAGCTTCAGagttttaaaagatgttgtttttaaaaa is a window of Amphiura filiformis chromosome 2, Afil_fr2py, whole genome shotgun sequence DNA encoding:
- the LOC140146625 gene encoding uncharacterized protein, with the protein product MLQTDASIRGLGFILAQVQDGEEKVICYGGRALHDSEKTYTTTELEALAVVEGIKKYSPYLQHTVKFIIQTDHCALKWLFGQKRTTGRLARWVLKLQSYTYEVVHKRGCKNGNADALSRIPTQVSESCNSCNSYHVDSPTSSATDSNWTECGLETMTDDVINDSPASETKPDPEVNTVRNLRFQRNRRLDGDKKEARLPLDVTLMAKSEYPEKTVREHIHHLVSQLEVFRAISKQHLELNQASMKDRYDEHASDVQFQVGDTIWLYIPATQPGLSKKLMKFWSGPYLLVEQTGPVNFRVRNLTNNKLMSAPVHVNRMKFAYDRYARPENHVMPKDFVQRDPLEGVVDADCPDDSFAPLMASQELDKRISFIPGLPLTPVTTSSEYEVEKILRGRYRDNKLQYLIKWRDFPSSRNTWEPADNLNPAALDFLKSNPVKISGKSR